From Verrucomicrobia bacterium S94, the proteins below share one genomic window:
- a CDS encoding iron-containing alcohol dehydrogenase, with amino-acid sequence MHLIPMPEVFCGSDALEALSSTLAQVNAQRVFIVTGPHVSQTDGFAAMKAVAEMGRDVAVFNETQGDPSVEQVTEMIAQAKAFGADAVIGMGGGSPIDAAKVVAAALFNDRKVEEMVGTDLVPNRCAPLFIIPTTAGTGSEATNISILTDTEEQMKKAVISNNILPHAAFLVPELTVSMPPRITSMTGIDAFCHATEAYLSKRRNPYSDGMALRALGLIARWLEKACSEPENLEAREGMLMASFFAGLAFTNASVTAIHAFAYPLGGRYHTPHGMANALMLAPVLRHNLDGNEERFADLSEAFCGIRDAETFVPQVQALKKNIGLPMSLEDAGVPEADLEPMAEAVLGVTRLLEVNPNPIGISDALRIYQEAFKGE; translated from the coding sequence ATGCATCTGATTCCCATGCCCGAAGTGTTCTGCGGCTCCGATGCGCTGGAGGCGCTGAGCAGCACACTGGCGCAGGTGAATGCGCAGCGCGTTTTCATTGTGACCGGTCCGCATGTTTCTCAAACGGACGGTTTTGCCGCAATGAAGGCGGTTGCGGAAATGGGCCGCGATGTCGCGGTGTTTAATGAAACGCAAGGCGATCCCTCGGTGGAGCAGGTCACCGAAATGATTGCACAGGCGAAAGCATTCGGCGCGGATGCCGTGATCGGGATGGGCGGCGGCAGTCCGATCGATGCTGCGAAAGTGGTGGCGGCTGCGCTTTTCAATGATCGGAAAGTCGAGGAGATGGTTGGAACGGATTTGGTTCCGAACCGCTGTGCGCCGCTGTTCATTATTCCCACAACGGCCGGTACGGGATCGGAGGCGACGAATATTTCAATCCTGACCGACACCGAAGAGCAGATGAAGAAAGCGGTGATCTCGAATAATATCCTGCCGCATGCCGCTTTTCTAGTGCCGGAGCTGACGGTTTCCATGCCGCCGCGTATTACGTCGATGACCGGGATCGACGCATTCTGCCACGCCACGGAAGCCTATCTTTCCAAACGCCGGAATCCGTACAGCGACGGCATGGCGCTCCGGGCGCTGGGTCTGATTGCCCGGTGGCTGGAAAAAGCCTGCAGTGAGCCGGAAAACCTCGAGGCGCGCGAGGGCATGCTGATGGCGAGTTTTTTTGCGGGGCTGGCTTTCACCAACGCAAGTGTTACGGCGATTCACGCCTTTGCCTATCCGCTGGGCGGACGGTACCACACGCCGCATGGCATGGCCAATGCGCTGATGCTCGCGCCGGTTCTACGGCATAACCTGGACGGCAATGAAGAGCGTTTTGCGGACTTGTCGGAAGCCTTCTGCGGGATTCGCGATGCCGAAACGTTTGTGCCGCAGGTTCAGGCCCTTAAAAAAAATATCGGCCTGCCGATGTCGCTTGAAGATGCAGGCGTTCCGGAAGCCGATCTGGAACCGATGGCCGAAGCGGTATTGGGGGTCACTCGGTTGCTGGAAGTGAATCCAAATCCCATCGGCATAAGCGATGCGTTGCGGATTTATCAGGAAGCATTCAAAGGAGAATAA